A single region of the Pseudomonas mandelii genome encodes:
- a CDS encoding ABC transporter substrate-binding protein: MFDKNNKLRHSISLAAMLALSGLSASAWADAYEDAAKKWIGSEFKPSTLTPEQQLEELKWFIKAAEPFRGMSIKVVSETIATHEYESKTLAKAFTEITGIKLTHDLLQEGDVVEKLQTQMQSDKNIYDGWVNDSDLIGTHFRYGKTESITDLMANEGKNFTSPTLDLKDFIGISFTTAPDGKIYQLPDQQFANLYWFRADWFERADLKAKFKEKYGYELGVPVNWSAYEDIAKFFSEDVKEIDGKRVYGHMDYGKKDPSLGWRFTDAWFSMAGAGDKGIPNGLPVDEWGIRVEDCHPVGSSVTRGGDTNGPAAVYATQKYVDWLKAYAPPEAAGMTFSESGPVPSQGNIAQQIFWYTAFTADMTKPGLPVMNADGTPKWRMAPSPRGPYWEEGMKLGYQDVGSWTFMKSTPEKQKLAAWLYAQFVTSKTVSLKKTIIGLTPIRESDINSQAMTDLAPKLGGLVEFYRSPARVQWTPTGTNVPDYPRLAQLWWSHIAEAASGEKTPQQALDGLAKDQDAIMARLERSKAQATCAPKMNPERDAQYWFDQPGAPKPKLANEKPKGETVSYAELLKSWEAARK; this comes from the coding sequence ATGTTCGACAAAAACAATAAGCTGCGACATAGCATTTCATTGGCAGCCATGCTGGCACTCAGCGGTCTGAGCGCTTCGGCCTGGGCCGATGCCTACGAAGACGCCGCGAAGAAATGGATTGGCAGCGAGTTCAAGCCGTCCACCCTTACGCCAGAGCAGCAGCTCGAAGAGCTGAAGTGGTTCATCAAGGCCGCCGAGCCGTTTCGCGGGATGAGCATCAAGGTGGTTTCGGAAACCATCGCGACCCACGAATATGAATCCAAAACCCTGGCCAAGGCCTTCACCGAAATCACCGGGATCAAGCTGACCCACGACTTGCTGCAAGAAGGCGACGTGGTGGAAAAGCTGCAAACCCAGATGCAGTCGGACAAAAACATCTATGACGGTTGGGTCAACGACTCGGACCTGATCGGTACGCACTTTCGCTACGGCAAGACCGAATCGATCACCGACCTGATGGCCAACGAAGGCAAGAACTTCACCTCGCCGACCCTGGACCTCAAGGACTTTATCGGCATTTCGTTCACCACTGCACCGGACGGCAAGATCTATCAATTGCCTGACCAACAGTTCGCCAACCTGTACTGGTTTCGCGCCGACTGGTTCGAGCGGGCGGATTTGAAAGCGAAATTCAAAGAAAAATACGGTTATGAACTGGGCGTTCCGGTGAACTGGTCGGCCTATGAAGACATCGCCAAGTTCTTCAGCGAAGACGTCAAGGAAATCGACGGCAAGCGCGTCTACGGTCACATGGACTACGGCAAGAAAGACCCGTCCCTCGGCTGGCGCTTTACCGATGCCTGGTTCTCCATGGCCGGTGCCGGCGACAAAGGCATTCCCAATGGCTTGCCGGTGGACGAGTGGGGCATCCGCGTCGAGGATTGCCACCCGGTCGGTTCCAGCGTGACCCGTGGTGGCGACACCAACGGCCCGGCGGCGGTCTACGCGACGCAGAAATACGTCGACTGGCTCAAGGCCTACGCGCCACCGGAAGCAGCGGGCATGACCTTCTCCGAATCCGGCCCGGTGCCGTCCCAAGGCAACATCGCCCAACAGATCTTCTGGTACACCGCGTTCACCGCCGACATGACCAAACCGGGCCTGCCGGTGATGAACGCCGACGGCACGCCGAAATGGCGCATGGCGCCATCGCCACGCGGACCGTACTGGGAAGAGGGCATGAAGCTCGGTTATCAGGACGTGGGTTCGTGGACGTTCATGAAGTCCACGCCTGAGAAGCAGAAACTGGCGGCCTGGCTTTATGCGCAATTCGTCACGTCGAAAACCGTGTCGTTGAAGAAAACCATTATCGGCCTGACGCCGATTCGTGAGTCGGACATCAACTCGCAAGCCATGACCGACCTGGCACCGAAACTCGGCGGTCTGGTCGAGTTCTATCGCAGCCCGGCCCGCGTGCAATGGACCCCGACCGGGACCAACGTGCCGGACTATCCACGTCTGGCTCAACTGTGGTGGAGCCACATCGCGGAAGCGGCCAGCGGCGAGAAGACTCCGCAACAGGCGCTGGATGGCCTGGCCAAGGATCAGGACGCGATCATGGCGCGTCTGGAACGCTCGAAGGCTCAAGCCACCTGCGCACCGAAAATGAACCCGGAGCGCGATGCTCAATACTGGTTCGATCAGCCGGGTGCACCGAAGCCGAAACTGGCGAACGAGAAGCCCAAGGGTGAAACCGTGAGTTATGCCGAACTGCTGAAATCGTGGGAGGCGGCGCGTAAATAA
- a CDS encoding DUF2160 domain-containing protein: MEWMSWTVPTAAFFIVIGLILTGMTTWELRSPSVPRRGFLPIATTRGDRLFIGLLGSAYLHLLVIGVTDWSIWVAFALSLVWLLAVMRWG; this comes from the coding sequence ATGGAATGGATGAGCTGGACGGTCCCCACTGCGGCGTTCTTCATTGTCATTGGCCTGATTCTGACGGGCATGACGACCTGGGAATTACGTTCGCCGAGTGTCCCTCGGCGTGGTTTCTTGCCGATTGCCACCACCCGTGGCGATCGGCTGTTTATCGGTCTTCTCGGCAGCGCCTACCTGCATTTGCTGGTAATCGGCGTCACCGACTGGAGCATCTGGGTTGCGTTCGCGTTGTCCCTGGTGTGGCTGTTGGCTGTGATGCGTTGGGGCTAG
- a CDS encoding carbohydrate ABC transporter permease has product MSKRKLIPLLIYILFLLVPIYWLLNMSFKSNTEILGGLTLFPQDFTFANYKVIFTDPSWYNGYLNSLYYVSLNTIISLSVALPAAYAFSRYRFLGDKHLFFWLLTNRMAPPAVFLLPFFQLYSSIGLFDTHIAVALAHCLFNVPLAVWILEGFMSGVPKEIDETAYIDGYSFPKFFVKIFVPLIGSGIGVTAFFCFMFSWVELLLARTLTSVNAKPIAAVMTRTVSASGIDWGVLAAAGVLTILPGMLVIWFVRNHVAKGFALGRV; this is encoded by the coding sequence ATGAGCAAGAGAAAGCTTATTCCGTTGCTGATCTACATCCTGTTCCTGCTGGTGCCGATCTACTGGCTGCTGAACATGTCCTTCAAGAGCAACACTGAAATCCTCGGCGGTCTGACGCTGTTTCCGCAGGATTTCACCTTCGCCAACTACAAGGTGATCTTCACCGATCCGAGCTGGTACAACGGCTACCTCAACTCGCTGTACTACGTGAGCCTGAACACGATCATTTCCCTGAGCGTGGCGTTGCCAGCGGCTTACGCGTTCTCGCGCTACCGCTTTCTCGGTGACAAGCACCTGTTTTTCTGGCTGCTGACCAACCGCATGGCGCCGCCGGCGGTGTTCCTGTTGCCGTTCTTCCAGCTGTATTCCTCGATTGGTCTGTTCGACACGCACATCGCCGTGGCGCTGGCTCATTGCCTGTTCAACGTGCCGTTGGCGGTCTGGATTCTGGAAGGCTTCATGTCCGGCGTTCCGAAAGAAATCGACGAGACCGCCTACATTGACGGCTACAGTTTCCCCAAGTTCTTCGTGAAGATTTTCGTCCCGCTGATTGGTTCCGGGATCGGCGTCACGGCGTTCTTCTGCTTTATGTTTTCCTGGGTCGAACTGCTGCTGGCGCGAACGCTGACATCGGTGAATGCCAAGCCGATCGCGGCGGTGATGACTCGCACGGTCTCGGCGTCGGGCATCGACTGGGGCGTGCTGGCAGCGGCGGGGGTGTTGACCATCCTGCCGGGCATGCTGGTGATCTGGTTTGTTCGCAACCACGTGGCCAAGGGCTTTGCCCTGGGCCGGGTCTGA
- a CDS encoding carbohydrate ABC transporter permease, translated as MNKVQNNKAWWLVLPVFLLVAFSAVIPMMTVVNYSVQDIFDQSSRYFVGADWYKQVLLDPRLHDSLLRQFIYSGCVLLIEIPLGIAIALTMPTKGRWSSLVLIILAIPLLIPWNVVGTIWQIFGRADIGLLGASLKAMGINYNYAANTMDAWVTVLVMDVWHWTSLVALLCFSGLRAIPDVYYQAARIDRASAWAVFRHIQLPKLKSVLLIAVMLRFMDSFMIYTEPFVLTGGGPGNATTFLSQTLTQMAVGQFDLGPAAAFSLVYFLIILLVSWLFYTAMTHSDANR; from the coding sequence ATGAACAAGGTGCAGAACAACAAGGCCTGGTGGCTGGTCCTGCCGGTGTTTCTGCTGGTGGCGTTCAGTGCGGTGATCCCTATGATGACCGTGGTCAACTACTCGGTGCAGGACATCTTCGACCAGTCCAGCCGCTACTTCGTCGGTGCCGACTGGTACAAACAGGTGTTGCTCGACCCACGGCTGCACGACTCGCTGCTGCGCCAGTTCATCTATTCCGGCTGCGTGCTGCTGATCGAAATCCCGCTGGGCATCGCCATCGCCCTGACCATGCCGACCAAGGGCCGCTGGTCATCGCTGGTGCTGATCATTCTGGCGATTCCGCTGCTGATTCCGTGGAACGTGGTCGGCACCATCTGGCAGATTTTCGGTCGGGCCGACATCGGTCTGCTCGGTGCCAGCCTCAAGGCCATGGGCATCAACTACAACTATGCGGCCAATACCATGGACGCCTGGGTCACGGTGCTGGTGATGGACGTCTGGCACTGGACGTCGCTGGTGGCGCTGTTGTGCTTTTCCGGTTTGCGGGCCATTCCGGACGTGTACTACCAGGCGGCGCGGATTGATCGGGCCTCGGCCTGGGCAGTTTTCCGACATATCCAGTTGCCCAAGCTCAAGAGCGTGCTATTGATCGCCGTGATGCTGCGGTTCATGGACAGTTTCATGATTTACACCGAGCCCTTCGTCCTCACGGGCGGTGGTCCGGGGAATGCCACGACCTTCCTGAGTCAGACGTTGACCCAGATGGCCGTAGGGCAATTCGACCTCGGCCCGGCGGCGGCTTTCTCGCTGGTGTACTTCCTGATCATCCTGTTGGTGTCCTGGCTGTTCTACACCGCCATGACTCACTCTGACGCCAACCGCTGA
- a CDS encoding ABC transporter ATP-binding protein, whose translation MAEIRLQNLAHSYTSTPTGPEDYAIREMDHVWEQGGAYALLGPSGCGKSTLLNIISGLLSPSQGQVLFDSKVVNDLTPEKRNIAQVFQFPVVYDTMTVFDNLAFPLRNQGMAEAKIHSKVQEIAEVLDLQALLSKKARNLTADEKQKVSMGRGLVRDDVSAILFDEPLTVIDPHLKWKLRRKLKQIHEQFNITMVYVTHDQLEASTFADKIAVMYGGQIVQFGTPRELFERPTHTFVGYFIGSPGMNLIEVQPQPGGVGFASTHLPLSDAQQKRIAESEWKTLKVGIRPEFVHVWDEPFDDAMQAQVVHVEDLGTYKIMTLNLDGAPLKVRLAEDKPVPEGTAWISFPAQWLMVYADDYLLEVQP comes from the coding sequence ATGGCCGAAATCCGTTTGCAGAACCTCGCCCACAGCTACACCAGCACGCCGACCGGCCCCGAGGATTACGCGATCCGCGAGATGGACCACGTCTGGGAACAGGGCGGTGCTTATGCCTTGCTCGGGCCTTCGGGCTGCGGCAAGTCGACGCTGCTCAACATCATTTCCGGGTTGCTCAGCCCGTCCCAGGGCCAAGTGCTGTTCGACAGCAAAGTGGTCAATGACCTGACTCCCGAAAAGCGCAACATCGCCCAGGTTTTCCAGTTTCCGGTGGTCTACGACACCATGACGGTGTTCGACAACCTGGCGTTTCCGCTGCGCAATCAGGGCATGGCCGAGGCGAAAATTCACAGCAAGGTGCAGGAAATTGCCGAGGTCCTTGACCTCCAGGCGCTGCTGAGCAAAAAGGCGCGCAACCTCACCGCCGACGAAAAACAGAAAGTCTCGATGGGCCGTGGACTGGTCCGCGACGACGTTTCGGCCATCCTCTTTGATGAACCGCTGACGGTGATTGACCCGCACCTGAAGTGGAAACTGCGGCGCAAGCTCAAGCAGATCCACGAGCAGTTCAACATCACCATGGTCTACGTCACCCACGATCAACTCGAAGCGTCGACATTCGCCGACAAGATCGCGGTGATGTACGGCGGCCAGATCGTGCAATTCGGCACCCCGCGCGAATTGTTCGAGCGGCCGACCCACACCTTTGTCGGCTATTTCATTGGCAGCCCGGGGATGAACCTGATCGAGGTGCAGCCACAACCGGGCGGCGTCGGTTTTGCTTCGACGCATCTGCCTTTATCCGACGCACAACAGAAACGCATCGCCGAGTCCGAGTGGAAAACCCTGAAGGTCGGCATCCGTCCGGAGTTCGTGCACGTGTGGGACGAGCCGTTCGATGACGCGATGCAGGCACAAGTCGTACACGTCGAAGACCTCGGCACCTACAAGATCATGACCCTGAACCTCGACGGTGCGCCGTTGAAAGTGCGCCTGGCCGAAGACAAACCGGTACCGGAAGGCACGGCCTGGATCAGCTTCCCGGCGCAGTGGTTGATGGTCTATGCGGACGATTACCTTCTGGAGGTGCAGCCATGA
- a CDS encoding ABC transporter ATP-binding protein: protein MSLTLEHVSRTVEGQTWIDDACLSFEPGSFNVLLGRTLSGKTSLMRLMAGLDKPDSGRILMNGVDVTQRPVRLRNVSMVYQQFINYPTMTVFDNIASPLRQGGVSNELIQSKVLETAKMLRIEKFLKRYPLELSGGQQQRTAMARALVKDAELILFDEPLVNLDYKLREELRQEMRELFKARHTIAIYATTEPNEALALGGTTTILHEGRVVQSGKSSEVYHQPKTVLAAELFSEPPINLMPGRIAGNEVSFANFVHFPLNVDLRPVGEGEFRFGVRPSHISLVPSNDDDLELAVTVEVAEISGSETFLHVRNEHFLLVLHLPGVHEYDVDAPIRIYIPTHKLFVFDAQGRLVQAPGRRIARVA, encoded by the coding sequence ATGTCATTAACCCTGGAGCACGTCAGCCGTACCGTCGAGGGCCAGACCTGGATCGACGATGCGTGCCTGAGTTTCGAACCCGGATCCTTCAACGTTTTGCTCGGGCGCACGCTGTCCGGCAAGACCAGTCTGATGCGCCTGATGGCGGGCCTGGACAAGCCCGACAGCGGCCGGATCCTGATGAACGGTGTCGATGTCACACAACGCCCGGTGCGTTTGCGCAACGTGTCGATGGTCTATCAGCAGTTCATCAACTACCCGACCATGACCGTCTTCGACAACATCGCTTCGCCATTGCGCCAGGGCGGTGTCTCCAACGAGTTGATCCAGAGCAAAGTGCTGGAAACCGCGAAGATGCTGCGCATCGAGAAATTCCTCAAGCGCTATCCGCTGGAGCTTTCTGGCGGCCAACAGCAGCGCACCGCGATGGCCCGGGCGTTGGTCAAGGATGCCGAGCTGATTCTGTTCGACGAGCCGCTGGTGAACCTCGACTACAAGTTGCGCGAAGAACTGCGCCAGGAAATGCGCGAGCTGTTCAAGGCCCGGCACACCATCGCCATCTACGCCACCACCGAACCCAACGAAGCACTGGCATTGGGCGGCACCACCACCATTCTTCACGAAGGCCGGGTGGTCCAGAGCGGTAAATCCTCCGAGGTCTATCACCAGCCAAAAACCGTGCTGGCTGCCGAATTGTTCTCCGAGCCGCCGATCAACCTGATGCCGGGACGGATTGCCGGTAACGAAGTGAGCTTCGCCAATTTTGTGCACTTCCCGTTGAACGTCGATTTGCGCCCGGTGGGCGAGGGCGAGTTCCGTTTTGGCGTGCGCCCAAGCCATATCTCACTGGTGCCGAGCAACGACGATGACCTCGAACTCGCGGTGACCGTCGAGGTCGCCGAGATCAGCGGCTCGGAAACCTTCCTGCACGTGCGCAACGAGCATTTCCTGCTGGTGCTGCACTTGCCCGGCGTCCACGAATACGACGTCGACGCGCCGATCCGCATCTATATCCCGACCCATAAACTGTTTGTATTCGATGCGCAGGGGCGGCTGGTCCAGGCGCCCGGTCGCCGCATCGCGAGGGTTGCCTGA
- a CDS encoding sigma-54-dependent Fis family transcriptional regulator, whose amino-acid sequence MAAPAPVLSHDTIIQDSWSRCRAFGLNHQSAPAFDQLPADGIAQLLESQHSLVQTTHQEVLPYYENILSNSNCLIMLADNQGQVLTSWGTQRFIEPSLTRGFSAGASWMERCSGTNAIGTALACEQAVHIEHDEHFLKANRFMTGSAAPIFDAERKVIAVLDVSSDSYLPPSHTLGMVKMMSQTVENRLILNLFHGQHFQLTFNTGLNNLDSQWAGLLIFDETGQVLSANRRADNLLGISLSRVSVESLFKVSLLELLNQPEGLPFALQASGRNRFQCLLKRPKQVSIQARLFSEAKSAQPAATMPATISLSTLHFGDSRVEKAVRQAERLLEKDIPLLIHGETGVGKEVFVKALHQASSRSKQPFIAVNCAAIPAELVESELFGYEKGAFTGANQKGSIGLIRKADKGTLFLDEIGDMPLPTQARLLRVLQERCVQPVGSSELFPVDIRIISATNRSLREQVQLGRFREDLYYRIGGLTLELPPLRERTDKQALFKRLWEQHREPSQWAGLSREVMELFGRHPWPGNLRQVSSVMQVALAMAEEQPVRPEHLPDDFFVDLEMEPVDSPEPLAVDLNDAEDLNRLLQAAGGNISHLARRLGVSRNTLYKRLRQAD is encoded by the coding sequence ATGGCCGCACCTGCCCCCGTTTTGTCCCACGACACCATCATCCAGGACTCCTGGTCCCGTTGCCGCGCGTTCGGCCTCAATCATCAAAGCGCACCGGCGTTCGATCAGTTGCCTGCCGATGGCATCGCCCAGTTGCTGGAAAGCCAGCATTCGCTGGTGCAGACCACGCACCAGGAAGTCCTGCCGTATTACGAAAACATCCTGAGCAATTCCAACTGCCTGATCATGCTCGCCGACAATCAGGGCCAAGTGCTGACGTCCTGGGGCACCCAGCGCTTCATCGAGCCGAGCCTGACCCGCGGCTTTAGCGCCGGGGCCAGTTGGATGGAGCGTTGCAGCGGCACCAACGCCATCGGCACCGCCCTCGCCTGCGAGCAGGCCGTGCACATCGAGCACGATGAGCATTTCCTCAAGGCCAACCGCTTCATGACCGGTTCCGCCGCGCCGATTTTCGATGCCGAGCGCAAGGTAATCGCGGTGCTGGACGTGTCCAGCGACAGCTACCTGCCGCCGTCCCACACCCTTGGCATGGTCAAGATGATGAGCCAGACCGTGGAAAACCGGCTGATCCTCAACCTCTTTCACGGCCAGCATTTTCAACTGACCTTCAACACCGGGCTGAACAACCTCGACAGCCAATGGGCCGGTTTGCTGATCTTCGATGAAACCGGCCAGGTGCTGTCGGCTAACCGCCGGGCAGACAATCTGCTGGGGATCAGCCTGTCACGGGTCAGTGTCGAAAGCCTGTTCAAGGTGTCGTTGCTGGAGTTGCTGAACCAGCCGGAAGGCCTGCCTTTTGCGTTGCAAGCCTCCGGGCGCAACCGTTTTCAATGCCTGTTGAAGCGGCCGAAACAGGTGTCGATTCAGGCTCGACTGTTTTCTGAGGCCAAGAGCGCGCAACCGGCGGCGACCATGCCCGCCACAATCAGCCTCAGCACCTTGCATTTCGGCGACAGTCGCGTGGAAAAAGCCGTGCGCCAGGCCGAGCGCTTGCTGGAAAAAGATATTCCGCTATTGATCCACGGTGAAACCGGGGTCGGCAAGGAGGTCTTCGTCAAAGCGCTGCATCAGGCCAGTTCGCGAAGCAAACAACCGTTCATTGCCGTCAACTGTGCAGCGATCCCCGCCGAACTGGTGGAGTCCGAGCTGTTTGGCTACGAGAAAGGCGCATTCACCGGCGCCAATCAGAAAGGCAGCATCGGACTGATCCGCAAGGCCGACAAAGGCACCCTGTTCCTTGATGAAATCGGTGACATGCCATTGCCGACACAAGCTCGCCTTCTAAGGGTCTTGCAGGAACGGTGCGTGCAACCGGTGGGCAGCAGCGAGTTGTTCCCGGTGGACATCCGCATCATTTCCGCGACCAACCGTTCGTTGCGCGAGCAAGTGCAGCTCGGGCGGTTTCGCGAGGACCTTTATTACCGAATCGGCGGTTTGACCCTGGAATTGCCGCCGTTACGGGAACGCACCGACAAACAGGCGCTGTTCAAGCGCTTGTGGGAACAGCATCGCGAGCCATCGCAGTGGGCCGGGTTGAGCCGTGAGGTGATGGAGTTGTTCGGCCGTCATCCGTGGCCGGGGAATTTAAGGCAGGTCAGCAGCGTGATGCAGGTGGCGCTGGCCATGGCCGAAGAACAACCGGTGCGGCCGGAGCATTTGCCGGATGATTTTTTTGTCGATCTGGAGATGGAGCCGGTGGATTCGCCGGAACCGCTGGCGGTGGATTTGAATGATGCCGAGGATTTGAACCGGTTGTTGCAGGCGGCTGGGGGGAATATCTCGCACCTCGCCCGGCGTCTTGGCGTTAGCCGCAATACTCTTTACAAGCGGTTGCGCCAGGCTGATTGA